Proteins from one Ipomoea triloba cultivar NCNSP0323 chromosome 1, ASM357664v1 genomic window:
- the LOC115996325 gene encoding 15.4 kDa class V heat shock protein, producing the protein MEFTAGFHPSSLHSFFNYHLLPENYVHWRQTPESHIYSADLPGVEKEKIRVEVEDSRYLIIRTEGGNDVDDESTPPATRSFMRKFRLPGMVDVDGISAGYRDGVLTVTVPRSFVRGRLLIHPTHVLDSLSFGASAA; encoded by the exons ATGGAGTTCACTGCAGGCTTCCATCCATCTTCATTGCATTCTTTCTTCAACTATCATCTCCTCCCTGAAAATTATGTTCATTGGAGACAGACTCCTGAATCTCACATCTATTCTGCTGATCTTCCAG gGGTGGAGAAAGAGAAAATAAGGGTGGAGGTTGAAGATTCAAGGTATCTTATAATAAGAACTGAGGGCGGGAACGACGTCGACGATGAATCAACGCCGCCGGCGACAAGAAGCTTCATGAGGAAGTTCCGGCTGCCGGGAATGGTTGACGTCGACGGGATCTCCGCCGGCTACCGGGACGGAGTGTTGACTGTCACAGTTCCCAGATCCTTTGTGAGGGGACGACTCCTCATTCACCCTACACATGTTTTGGATAGCCTTAGTTTTGGTGCGAGTGCTGCTTAA